A stretch of the Massilia varians genome encodes the following:
- a CDS encoding ABC transporter ATP-binding protein → MHAKVASRADAKIAIRSLRKDFKALQVVGGIDLEVAPGEFIAIVGPSGCGKSTLMKLLSGFERPDGGAVVIDGVPVSRPSPNAIVISQHGSVFPWLTVRENLMFGLSGRDDAAKVATADHYAEMVGLKGFEKAYPHELSGGMLKRVEIARALAVKPDILLMDEPFSALDALTALKMRNELLRVLREENHTVILITHDVEEAIYLADRVVVLSPRPARIQSVFPIAQAHPRKVSEPALQALKDAILAQLGL, encoded by the coding sequence ATGCACGCTAAGGTGGCAAGCAGGGCCGACGCGAAGATCGCGATCCGTTCCCTGCGCAAGGACTTCAAGGCCCTGCAGGTGGTGGGCGGGATCGACCTCGAGGTCGCACCGGGCGAGTTCATCGCCATCGTCGGTCCCTCCGGCTGCGGCAAGTCGACCCTCATGAAACTGCTGTCCGGCTTCGAGCGCCCCGACGGCGGGGCGGTGGTGATCGACGGCGTGCCGGTCAGCAGGCCGTCGCCGAACGCGATCGTCATCTCGCAGCACGGCTCGGTGTTTCCCTGGCTGACCGTGCGCGAGAACCTGATGTTCGGCCTGTCCGGCCGCGACGATGCCGCCAAGGTCGCGACCGCCGACCACTACGCCGAGATGGTCGGCCTGAAGGGTTTCGAGAAAGCCTATCCGCACGAGCTCTCGGGCGGCATGCTCAAGCGCGTCGAGATCGCCCGCGCGCTGGCGGTGAAACCCGACATCCTGCTGATGGACGAGCCGTTCTCGGCGCTCGACGCGCTCACCGCCCTGAAGATGCGCAACGAACTGCTGCGCGTGCTGCGCGAGGAGAACCATACCGTCATCCTGATCACGCACGACGTCGAAGAAGCGATCTACCTGGCCGACCGCGTGGTGGTGCTGTCGCCGCGCCCGGCCCGGATCCAATCGGTATTCCCGATCGCGCAGGCGCATCCGCGCAAAGTGTCGGAGCCGGCCTTGCAGGCGCTGAAGGATGCGATCCTGGCGCAGCTCGGCCTGTAG
- a CDS encoding ABC transporter permease, with translation MQRLNRIWPPLLVLAAIVLLWWAAIAYSGSLIFPSPQQVAAGALELARDGTLWQHIAASLLRVATGFLLALVVALPLGLWMGRVDGAYRTLNPIFQIMRPISPIAWIPIAILWFGVGDVAPVFLIFLAAVFPLIVQTSAGVHAIDARYLRAAENFGVPRAKLFRQVIVPAVLPEVLTGMRIALGVAWLVVVAAEMIVRSSGLGFLIMDARNAGNRYDLVVAAMIIIGLIGLGLDAMMRRLEGLKQVRWRYAR, from the coding sequence ATGCAGAGACTGAACCGGATATGGCCCCCGCTGCTGGTGCTCGCCGCCATCGTGCTGCTCTGGTGGGCGGCGATCGCGTACAGCGGCAGCCTGATCTTCCCCTCGCCGCAGCAGGTGGCCGCCGGCGCGCTGGAGTTGGCCCGGGACGGCACGCTGTGGCAGCACATCGCCGCCTCGCTGCTGCGGGTGGCCACCGGCTTCCTGCTGGCGCTGGTGGTGGCGCTGCCGCTCGGCCTGTGGATGGGACGCGTGGACGGCGCCTACCGCACGCTCAACCCGATCTTCCAGATCATGCGCCCGATCTCGCCGATCGCCTGGATCCCGATCGCCATCCTGTGGTTCGGCGTGGGCGACGTCGCGCCGGTGTTCCTGATCTTCCTGGCCGCGGTGTTCCCGCTGATCGTGCAGACCTCGGCGGGCGTGCATGCCATCGACGCCCGCTACCTGCGCGCGGCCGAGAACTTCGGCGTCCCGCGCGCCAAGCTGTTCCGCCAGGTGATCGTGCCGGCCGTGCTGCCCGAAGTCCTGACCGGCATGCGCATCGCCCTGGGGGTGGCCTGGCTGGTGGTGGTGGCCGCCGAGATGATCGTGCGCAGCTCGGGCCTGGGTTTCCTGATCATGGACGCGCGCAATGCCGGCAACCGCTACGACCTGGTGGTGGCCGCCATGATCATCATCGGTCTCATCGGCTTGGGCCTGGACGCCATGATGCGCCGCCTGGAAGGCCTGAAACAGGTAAGGTGGCGCTATGCACGCTAA